The Staphylococcus sp. KG4-3 genome has a window encoding:
- a CDS encoding LysR family transcriptional regulator: MQEDDYKILSLLNEDKSFTKAANRLFMSQPTLSYRIKKIEKEFGIKLINKQGNEFNFTPEGEYLVKFSNKVLFEIQNLKLNINEIREGLKGTIKLGANTNFAIYNMPDLIKSYVENYSDVYMNMTSGWSIEILEQLENSDIDIGIITGDYEWHGERILLKEDPLTIISNQPINLKKLQKEHRIVYKAHQNYNTYIELENSISKAINEWWDERYNTYAKNILQADKIEICKKFVQKDMGYSIVPKSCILEEDLFYTKDLVFKNGHKIMRNTWLFYKESTMNNDMKNFITFCAEYYNCQ; the protein is encoded by the coding sequence ATGCAAGAGGATGATTATAAAATATTGTCACTATTAAACGAAGATAAAAGTTTTACAAAAGCTGCAAACAGGTTGTTTATGTCACAACCAACACTATCTTATAGAATAAAAAAGATAGAAAAAGAATTTGGTATTAAACTTATTAATAAACAAGGGAATGAATTTAATTTTACACCTGAAGGTGAATATCTGGTTAAATTTTCAAATAAAGTATTGTTTGAAATTCAAAATTTGAAGTTAAATATTAATGAGATTAGAGAAGGATTGAAAGGAACCATTAAGTTAGGGGCAAATACTAACTTCGCAATTTATAATATGCCTGATTTAATTAAAAGTTATGTGGAAAATTATTCAGACGTATATATGAACATGACAAGTGGATGGAGTATTGAAATTTTGGAACAATTAGAAAATAGTGATATTGATATAGGAATCATCACAGGTGATTATGAATGGCATGGTGAAAGAATATTATTAAAAGAGGATCCATTAACAATTATTAGCAACCAACCTATAAATTTAAAAAAACTACAAAAAGAACATAGAATTGTTTACAAGGCACATCAGAATTATAATACTTATATTGAATTAGAAAATTCAATATCTAAAGCTATTAATGAGTGGTGGGATGAGCGGTATAATACTTATGCCAAAAATATTTTACAAGCGGATAAAATTGAAATTTGTAAAAAATTTGTGCAAAAAGATATGGGATATTCTATTGTACCTAAGTCTTGTATTTTAGAAGAAGACCTATTTTATACAAAAGACCTAGTATTTAAAAATGGGCATAAAATTATGAGAAATACATGGTTATTCTATAAAGAAAGCACAATGAATAATGATATGAAAAATTTTATAACTTTTTGTGCAGAATATTATAATTGCCAATAG
- the speB gene encoding agmatinase, translating to MMKPDEKQILNLPFTGICTFGKYPVCDDIKKLKELNADVAVIGVPNDMGTQWKSGARMGPRAVREGSTLYSFGLDGAYDIENNITYLGPKWKVFDIGDVDVVHGDLMQSHENTERTLRKIVETEVMPVIIGGDHSITAATGKGVEALGPFHVLQIDAHLDWADHRSGQRYGHGSCIRRLSEMDHVKNIYQYGIRGISSSLKEDVEAARKYGATILSPKQMREKGAENLASLIPKGEKVYITIDIDGIDPSIAPGTGTPSPGGLLYDEVNDLLKAVAKHNEVVAFDLVEVAPMYDQTGMTGQTAARIMLDLLSYVLKERELKGER from the coding sequence ATGATGAAACCAGACGAAAAACAAATACTCAATCTACCGTTTACTGGAATATGTACGTTTGGAAAGTATCCAGTTTGTGATGATATAAAAAAATTAAAAGAGCTTAATGCGGATGTTGCTGTGATTGGCGTACCAAATGATATGGGGACACAATGGAAATCGGGAGCAAGGATGGGTCCCAGAGCAGTTAGAGAAGGTTCTACACTATATAGTTTTGGTTTAGATGGTGCATATGATATAGAAAATAATATCACATACTTAGGCCCCAAATGGAAGGTATTTGATATAGGAGACGTTGATGTTGTGCATGGTGATCTTATGCAAAGTCATGAAAATACTGAAAGAACATTAAGAAAAATCGTTGAAACAGAGGTTATGCCTGTGATTATTGGGGGAGACCACTCTATAACAGCAGCGACAGGAAAAGGTGTTGAAGCTTTAGGGCCATTCCATGTGTTGCAAATTGATGCTCATTTAGATTGGGCAGATCATAGATCAGGACAACGATATGGTCATGGCAGCTGTATTAGAAGATTATCAGAAATGGATCATGTAAAAAACATTTATCAATATGGTATTAGAGGGATTAGCAGTAGTTTAAAAGAAGATGTCGAGGCAGCACGAAAATATGGAGCAACAATTTTGTCACCCAAACAAATGAGAGAAAAAGGAGCAGAAAATTTAGCCTCCCTCATTCCAAAAGGTGAAAAAGTATATATTACTATTGATATTGATGGTATTGATCCGTCAATCGCCCCTGGTACCGGAACCCCTTCTCCTGGGGGACTACTATATGATGAGGTAAATGATTTACTAAAAGCAGTAGCCAAACATAATGAAGTAGTAGCATTTGATTTAGTAGAAGTCGCCCCTATGTATGACCAAACAGGTATGACAGGTCAAACTGCTGCACGTATTATGCTAGATTTATTGAGCTATGTTTTAAAAGAAAGAGAATTAAAAGGTGAAAGATAA
- a CDS encoding MFS transporter gives MKAKKQINLYILGMVLAILTFWLFAQSMINIIPTMQKDLKVSSGVLNISTSLTSLFCGLFIVVGGGIADRIGRKRITYVGLIISIIGSLLIIAAREPVLLIFARILQGLSAALIMPATLALIKTTFDKSERQRALSYWSFGSWGGGGVTTFVGGLIATYFDWRLIFVLSIIVSAIAMVLLRTIEETKISKFNKKRFDVVGFSIFVLALLVINVIITQGQELGWFSITTIGLFITSIILALIFIFYEKSRKHQFIDLKLFKSKPFTGAVLTNFLQNGIAGTIVVANTYIQVARGYTAFETGLLTLGNIVALLLMIRVGEKMLQKFGPSKPMFLSIIIASIGMSSGALTFLPNFTYLVVVFIGFLIGGIGIGLYATPSIDTLLENVSDDKSGIGSGIYKMASSLGYSFGIAISTAIYSTFSVLIHDIHLAGAIGMLTPLAFGIVSIIILISTMYEKSLKAKLT, from the coding sequence ATGAAAGCTAAAAAGCAAATAAATTTGTATATTTTAGGAATGGTATTGGCAATATTAACTTTTTGGCTTTTTGCTCAATCAATGATTAATATCATACCAACGATGCAAAAAGATCTTAAAGTTTCATCAGGTGTTTTGAATATTTCAACGAGTTTGACGTCGCTATTTTGTGGACTATTCATAGTAGTTGGTGGAGGTATCGCAGATAGGATAGGAAGAAAAAGAATTACTTATGTTGGATTAATTATCAGTATCATTGGGTCGTTGTTAATTATTGCAGCTAGAGAACCTGTCTTGTTGATATTTGCAAGAATACTTCAAGGATTATCTGCTGCTTTAATTATGCCAGCAACTTTAGCTTTAATTAAAACAACATTTGACAAAAGTGAAAGACAACGTGCATTAAGTTATTGGTCATTTGGATCATGGGGAGGCGGAGGTGTAACAACATTTGTAGGAGGATTAATAGCGACATATTTTGATTGGCGACTAATTTTCGTACTTTCTATAATCGTATCTGCAATCGCTATGGTATTACTTAGGACAATTGAAGAAACTAAAATTTCTAAATTTAATAAAAAAAGGTTTGATGTAGTAGGGTTTAGTATTTTTGTTTTAGCACTATTAGTAATAAATGTAATTATTACACAGGGTCAAGAATTAGGGTGGTTTAGTATAACTACCATAGGATTATTTATTACTTCAATCATATTAGCCTTAATTTTTATTTTTTACGAAAAGTCTAGAAAGCATCAATTTATAGATTTAAAGTTATTTAAATCTAAGCCTTTCACAGGCGCGGTGCTTACTAATTTTTTACAAAATGGTATAGCAGGTACTATTGTTGTAGCAAATACTTATATTCAAGTTGCTAGAGGATATACGGCCTTTGAAACCGGTTTGTTAACGTTAGGTAATATTGTAGCATTGTTGTTAATGATTAGAGTTGGTGAGAAAATGCTTCAGAAGTTTGGTCCTAGCAAGCCAATGTTTCTATCAATTATTATTGCGAGTATAGGAATGAGTTCAGGTGCGTTAACATTTTTACCTAATTTCACCTATCTTGTAGTTGTATTTATAGGATTCTTAATAGGTGGCATTGGAATAGGGTTATATGCTACCCCTTCTATTGACACTTTGCTAGAAAATGTAAGCGATGATAAGTCAGGTATTGGTTCAGGTATATATAAGATGGCGAGTTCTTTAGGTTATTCATTTGGAATTGCTATATCAACGGCAATTTATAGTACATTTTCAGTCTTGATTCATGACATTCATTTAGCAGGTGCAATTGGTATGTTAACACCTCTCGCATTTGGAATTGTATCTATTATTATTTTGATATCGACAATGTATGAAAAGTCATTAAAAGCAAAATTAACTTAA